From Bdellovibrionota bacterium, one genomic window encodes:
- a CDS encoding HAD family hydrolase, producing MPKTIEILNSIQKDIDKEIQRGSITRAVFDLDSTLFNVAPRFSKIIQEFCSDNIMRAKYAKAIEVLSQVQITHHPYYLKQFMADIGLDKETQEFYKEIFEYWKSRFFHDHYVIFDEPEIGAVDFVQELYERGVHIIYLTGRDEPRMKVGTIESLKKWNFPVDKDRAELVLKPYKELDDAEFKRDHFNIFPADEKIWFFENEPVNIHLVLKDCPHVKIIYFDSVHSGKAHAPEGLPTITHFKVK from the coding sequence ATGCCAAAAACTATAGAAATCCTGAATAGCATTCAAAAAGACATCGATAAAGAGATCCAAAGAGGCTCCATTACCAGAGCTGTGTTTGATTTAGACTCAACTCTTTTTAATGTAGCTCCTCGATTTTCCAAGATCATCCAAGAGTTTTGTTCTGACAATATTATGCGCGCAAAATATGCAAAGGCTATTGAGGTGCTTTCTCAAGTTCAAATCACTCACCATCCGTATTATCTCAAGCAATTTATGGCGGATATTGGATTGGACAAAGAAACTCAAGAATTCTACAAGGAGATTTTTGAATACTGGAAAAGCAGGTTCTTTCATGACCATTATGTGATCTTTGATGAACCTGAAATAGGCGCAGTAGATTTTGTACAAGAGCTATATGAACGCGGCGTACATATTATCTATCTCACAGGTCGCGATGAACCCCGAATGAAAGTGGGAACAATTGAGAGCTTAAAAAAATGGAATTTCCCCGTAGACAAAGACCGGGCTGAACTTGTCTTGAAGCCCTACAAAGAATTAGATGACGCCGAATTTAAACGTGATCACTTCAATATATTTCCAGCAGATGAAAAAATTTGGTTTTTTGAGAATGAACCCGTCAATATTCACTTGGTTCTTAAAGATTGTCCTCACGTTAAGATCATTTACTTTGATTCCGTACACTCTGGAAAAGCCCATGCTCCTGAAGGACTCCCGACAATTACTCATTTTAAAGTAAAATAA
- a CDS encoding CDC27 family protein, with translation MKLFVGALTLAALMTACSSAPLAPTAKKVNTAEVQRKYASQIQSSFVGEKKFQTCPTQKQVDLDNNWKSLMEKANGCINKAQWSMVETIGEKISQVEPDAPWGAYYLSVASENRGHTERAMWMIDLALKKSVEVGVLRYQKGRILWKQQFYKEAIAEMQKSIDLDKNIKDAHLFLGQVYLRELDFKKAQAHFENVLLSESRNHQGLFGLASCYIELDNAKEAISVLDRAIANFPRVLDFRLQEVYVYENLTKDTDVTLAKYKQLQSLMATKKVEGTLPFDITQKIKTLEEITLKTRQLASKNSQEKK, from the coding sequence ATGAAGTTATTTGTTGGAGCTTTGACATTAGCAGCGTTGATGACAGCTTGTAGTAGTGCCCCACTAGCACCGACTGCGAAAAAGGTAAATACCGCAGAAGTGCAGCGTAAGTATGCTTCACAAATTCAATCGTCTTTTGTGGGCGAAAAGAAATTTCAAACCTGTCCAACACAAAAACAAGTGGATTTGGACAATAATTGGAAAAGTTTGATGGAAAAAGCCAACGGTTGTATCAACAAGGCTCAGTGGTCAATGGTAGAAACAATTGGGGAGAAGATTTCGCAGGTAGAGCCAGATGCGCCATGGGGTGCATACTACCTGAGCGTTGCCTCTGAAAATAGAGGTCACACAGAAAGAGCAATGTGGATGATTGATCTAGCTTTAAAGAAGTCCGTTGAAGTTGGCGTACTCAGGTATCAAAAAGGAAGAATTCTTTGGAAGCAGCAGTTTTATAAAGAGGCGATTGCAGAAATGCAAAAATCTATTGATTTAGATAAAAACATTAAAGATGCGCATTTGTTTTTAGGACAAGTTTATTTAAGAGAACTGGATTTCAAAAAAGCTCAAGCTCATTTTGAAAATGTGTTATTGAGCGAATCTAGAAATCACCAAGGTCTTTTTGGATTGGCTAGTTGTTACATCGAACTAGATAATGCAAAAGAAGCAATTTCAGTTCTCGATAGAGCAATAGCTAACTTTCCAAGAGTTTTAGATTTCAGGCTGCAAGAGGTCTATGTGTATGAGAACTTAACTAAGGACACAGATGTAACTCTTGCAAAGTACAAACAATTGCAAAGCTTAATGGCAACAAAAAAAGTAGAAGGCACATTGCCATTTGATATTACACAAAAAATTAAAACGCTAGAAGAAATTACTTTAAAGACAAGACAACTTGCTAGCAAGAACTCGCAAGAGAAGAAGTAG
- a CDS encoding response regulator — translation MNETRAKHILIVDDSPDSRILLKTLLESRGYTTDSTSNGQEALALLNSNLELPQAILLDMRMPVMDGTTFRREQGANPRIKNIPVVIMSGDKTTSKMQANADYVLQKPLNVSSLMATIEKTTLVL, via the coding sequence ATGAACGAAACTCGCGCAAAACATATTCTGATAGTTGATGATTCTCCTGACAGTCGAATACTGCTGAAGACTCTTCTTGAATCGCGAGGTTATACCACAGACAGTACCTCGAATGGCCAAGAAGCTCTAGCGTTATTAAATTCAAATTTAGAATTACCTCAAGCGATCTTGCTCGATATGAGAATGCCTGTGATGGATGGGACGACTTTCCGCCGAGAACAAGGAGCAAATCCCCGAATAAAGAATATACCTGTAGTTATAATGAGTGGGGATAAAACTACCTCTAAAATGCAAGCAAACGCTGATTACGTGTTGCAAAAGCCTTTAAATGTATCTTCTCTGATGGCAACCATAGAGAAGACTACATTAGTTCTATAA
- a CDS encoding AgmX/PglI C-terminal domain-containing protein, which yields MGAKKHLLVEYTTAKKVSKKLKMEPASTPTTIGSARKADLRIVGQDISAYHAGIEYKNGDWYISDLASDSGTWSNKENIVSQKIESDMDIRIGDHDFKLKLIPAPHNLYSWEERRDLSADIQEVVVKSILTGKIIETHYLHKTETFRLSNGMGGYVEFKAPPTIAWQKKEALGFVVQQRLRARPRPLEVEEHQGRFDQKTQYIVSAAGFLMLLLAFYFFPKQPKMDMPKEMEKNKYARIIYDAKFVQEKKKQSQATKQIQQAQGGPAAKATAAPKAESQKTVKAISQIRSASLKNLLGRISVRANMNAIAVQGGGSKSAKNAPTSAFGGTAVNAQGFGDTKATGESYAIGGVGTEGKGGGGTGYKGLGKLSQGDIGQAATVGMLDEEADVSGGMDKDAIAEVIRSNIGQIRFCYERRLSAVPNLFGKVLVQFSIQDGGTVLLPKVANSTLSDSVVEGCILRRIASWKFPSPPAGTSVVVTYPFLFKSTQ from the coding sequence ATGGGTGCAAAGAAACATTTACTAGTTGAATATACAACGGCGAAGAAAGTATCGAAGAAGCTCAAGATGGAGCCGGCCTCGACACCAACGACAATTGGGTCTGCTCGTAAAGCAGATTTAAGAATCGTAGGGCAAGATATTTCTGCTTATCATGCGGGTATAGAATACAAGAATGGCGATTGGTATATTTCAGACTTAGCAAGTGATTCTGGTACTTGGAGCAACAAAGAAAATATCGTATCTCAAAAAATCGAATCAGACATGGATATCCGCATTGGTGACCATGATTTTAAACTAAAACTCATCCCAGCTCCGCACAATTTGTATAGCTGGGAAGAAAGACGTGATTTGAGTGCAGATATTCAAGAAGTGGTTGTAAAGTCCATCCTCACAGGAAAAATTATTGAGACTCATTATCTACATAAAACAGAAACATTTAGATTGAGTAATGGTATGGGTGGGTATGTAGAGTTTAAAGCTCCACCAACAATTGCTTGGCAGAAAAAAGAAGCTCTTGGATTTGTAGTCCAACAAAGATTAAGAGCTAGACCAAGACCTCTTGAAGTCGAAGAGCATCAAGGCCGCTTCGATCAAAAAACACAGTACATTGTTTCTGCGGCAGGATTCTTAATGCTTCTTCTCGCATTCTATTTCTTTCCGAAGCAACCTAAAATGGATATGCCAAAAGAAATGGAAAAGAACAAATACGCGCGTATTATTTATGATGCGAAGTTTGTTCAAGAAAAGAAAAAACAATCTCAAGCGACAAAGCAAATTCAACAAGCTCAAGGTGGGCCGGCAGCTAAGGCAACTGCGGCACCAAAAGCAGAGAGTCAGAAAACAGTTAAGGCTATTTCACAAATTCGTTCAGCAAGTTTAAAAAACTTGTTAGGAAGAATTTCGGTAAGAGCGAATATGAATGCCATTGCAGTCCAAGGCGGAGGATCTAAGTCCGCTAAGAATGCACCAACCAGTGCGTTCGGTGGAACTGCAGTTAATGCACAAGGATTTGGAGACACTAAAGCAACCGGAGAATCTTACGCCATTGGTGGTGTGGGAACTGAGGGTAAGGGTGGAGGTGGAACTGGATACAAAGGTTTAGGAAAACTTTCTCAAGGAGACATCGGTCAGGCAGCTACTGTCGGTATGCTGGATGAAGAAGCAGATGTTTCTGGAGGAATGGATAAAGACGCCATTGCAGAAGTGATTCGCAGTAACATCGGGCAAATTCGTTTCTGTTACGAGAGACGTTTGTCGGCTGTGCCGAATCTTTTTGGTAAGGTGTTAGTACAGTTTTCTATTCAAGATGGAGGCACTGTCCTGCTTCCGAAAGTGGCGAATTCGACACTTTCGGATTCCGTTGTAGAGGGATGTATATTGAGACGGATAGCAAGTTGGAAGTTTCCTTCGCCGCCGGCGGGTACGTCAGTTGTAGTGACATACCCATTTTTGTTTAAGAGTACACAATAA
- a CDS encoding outer membrane beta-barrel domain-containing protein: MKLLKSSIASITILSAAISMLVGGSAYAQSNKYQRPGKKEAAPVAPAPGTATDKAAAPAAAPAKDAKAVDTKSEKVDIQQIEQDYWQQKDTEFHVVQSRRFTKEKRPFVNLGYGLLINDSFTKGSSLNLSSGYYFKEQHGFEVSYSQFDVKNSKTTDEIIVAGGTPAYNKLNYQLAATYNWMPIYGKVSVFDKSIIYFDMGVHVGLALVDYDHALQAGDKQDSSVALVLDISQQFFLSEKWAFRFDVKNRFYKQDRLDYVTGAAKDDSEHNVSAVFGFTYYFK; the protein is encoded by the coding sequence ATGAAATTGCTCAAGAGCTCAATAGCGTCGATAACTATTTTATCAGCGGCTATATCAATGTTAGTAGGTGGATCAGCTTATGCTCAATCCAATAAGTATCAACGTCCGGGGAAGAAGGAAGCAGCACCTGTTGCACCAGCTCCTGGAACAGCTACGGATAAAGCAGCTGCTCCTGCAGCTGCGCCCGCAAAAGATGCTAAAGCTGTGGATACAAAATCAGAGAAAGTAGATATTCAACAAATTGAACAAGACTACTGGCAACAAAAGGATACCGAATTCCATGTTGTGCAAAGCAGAAGATTCACGAAAGAGAAAAGACCTTTTGTGAACTTAGGGTATGGGCTTTTAATTAATGATAGCTTCACTAAAGGTTCAAGTCTCAATTTATCAAGCGGTTACTATTTTAAAGAACAACATGGATTTGAAGTTTCATACTCTCAATTCGATGTTAAAAATAGTAAGACTACAGACGAAATCATCGTTGCTGGCGGTACACCTGCTTATAATAAATTGAACTATCAATTGGCGGCTACATACAACTGGATGCCAATCTACGGTAAAGTATCAGTATTTGATAAATCAATTATCTATTTTGATATGGGTGTACACGTAGGTTTAGCGTTGGTGGATTACGACCACGCGTTGCAAGCTGGCGACAAACAAGACAGTTCAGTTGCATTAGTATTAGATATTTCGCAACAGTTCTTTTTAAGTGAAAAATGGGCATTCAGATTCGACGTTAAAAACAGATTCTACAAGCAAGACCGTTTAGATTATGTCACGGGCGCTGCTAAGGATGATAGTGAACACAACGTGTCTGCAGTGTTTGGGTTCACTTATTACTTTAAATGA
- a CDS encoding HNH endonuclease signature motif containing protein, with amino-acid sequence MNLQNNALVLHERLLKLVKLERRITSKVLDLLQAIENNRSYLEWGYSNLFEYLVKGLGYSESLAYQRKAAIKICEVIPEVKQKIDDGSLSLTTLARANKVLNTKTISEKRELLLELENKPSFEVDKILAREMPLELKSPGPAKRYVNGSTIRLTLDLSEEEYKKLEKLKALKSHQTTDVKTLINLLVDQELTKYSKTNNSPSKSQNPRQIKISLKNHLLQKANYKCQYPGCNQNHFLQVDHIKSVSKNGSNQPENLQVLCQAHNKFKYQRHG; translated from the coding sequence ATGAATCTACAAAACAATGCCTTGGTTCTTCACGAAAGACTTTTGAAACTGGTAAAACTTGAAAGAAGAATTACATCTAAAGTTTTAGATCTTTTACAAGCTATCGAAAATAATAGATCTTACCTAGAATGGGGTTACTCTAATCTATTTGAGTATCTGGTGAAAGGATTAGGTTATTCTGAATCTTTAGCATATCAAAGAAAGGCAGCTATTAAAATCTGTGAAGTTATTCCTGAAGTAAAACAAAAAATAGATGATGGATCTCTATCTTTAACTACACTTGCTCGTGCTAATAAAGTTCTAAATACAAAAACAATCTCTGAAAAAAGAGAGTTGCTACTAGAATTAGAGAATAAACCATCTTTTGAAGTTGATAAGATTTTGGCTCGCGAAATGCCTCTAGAATTAAAAAGTCCAGGGCCTGCGAAGAGGTATGTCAATGGAAGTACCATTCGTTTAACTTTGGATCTTTCAGAGGAAGAATATAAAAAATTAGAAAAATTAAAGGCTCTAAAATCTCATCAAACTACAGATGTAAAAACTCTTATCAATTTATTAGTAGATCAAGAACTCACGAAATACAGTAAAACAAATAACAGCCCATCCAAGTCTCAAAACCCAAGACAAATTAAGATTTCACTCAAGAACCACCTACTTCAAAAAGCCAATTACAAATGTCAGTATCCCGGTTGCAATCAGAATCATTTCCTACAAGTTGATCATATCAAGTCTGTAAGTAAGAATGGTAGCAATCAACCTGAAAACCTCCAGGTATTATGCCAAGCTCATAATAAATTCAAATATCAGAGACATGGATAA
- a CDS encoding endonuclease/exonuclease/phosphatase family protein, whose protein sequence is MKSFFVILIFKLILITASISEANLPLQFTVGSYNLYGLRNENDLKKDLNSLSNVQIWAFQEVEGNFSEKTEQKLKNILPSGEWYIFSQKVNLLDQKKGVWEGQVIASRFPILSVEVIPLNHSGQKKRVALVANFKTENGENFFFANTDHEVQIFSIDFNDRKKQLLSLVEYFNKTESMGVIAGDFNTTGGDEEISNTEEIMDQAQLKRATSSGQNTCTFEKMFIKNELDHFFSRGVDFSARHRFDGRKGSDHYPIYMDINLL, encoded by the coding sequence ATGAAATCATTTTTTGTAATTTTGATTTTCAAATTAATTTTAATTACTGCATCCATCTCAGAGGCAAATCTACCTTTACAATTCACTGTTGGATCTTACAATTTGTATGGATTAAGAAATGAAAATGACCTCAAAAAAGATTTAAATTCCCTTTCCAATGTTCAAATCTGGGCCTTTCAAGAAGTGGAAGGAAATTTTTCTGAAAAAACAGAACAAAAATTAAAAAATATTCTTCCTTCTGGAGAATGGTATATTTTTAGCCAAAAAGTAAATCTCCTCGATCAAAAAAAGGGGGTTTGGGAAGGCCAAGTGATCGCCAGTCGCTTCCCCATTTTATCGGTCGAAGTAATTCCCTTAAATCATTCTGGCCAGAAAAAAAGAGTAGCTTTAGTTGCAAATTTCAAAACAGAAAATGGCGAAAACTTCTTTTTTGCTAACACTGATCATGAAGTTCAGATTTTTTCGATCGACTTTAATGACCGTAAAAAGCAACTCTTGAGTTTGGTGGAATATTTTAACAAAACTGAATCTATGGGCGTAATTGCTGGTGACTTTAACACTACAGGCGGAGATGAAGAAATCTCCAACACAGAAGAAATTATGGATCAGGCTCAACTCAAGAGGGCTACTTCTTCAGGCCAAAACACTTGCACTTTTGAAAAAATGTTCATAAAAAATGAGCTAGACCATTTCTTTAGCCGAGGTGTTGATTTCTCCGCTCGCCATAGATTCGATGGCAGAAAAGGCTCTGACCACTACCCCATTTATATGGATATTAATCTTTTATAG
- a CDS encoding tetratricopeptide repeat protein — MISKSSLYIARSIVFSLLASTLIAESGFARKKVDEDTDKLNKKLRVVNEKGEMDDYKATLTEVLITKNENQAMQQLNKLIGKYKGSPLEPGLLYRKAELYVRQAKSARFFEYNKLEVDARQPSSAQSLLSMIPKTIKSETSQGKLKQAVNIYEEIERRYPNYSELDSVLFNNAFLRQQLNQDDKAEKIYRSLLSRFSESILIPDTHLALAEMYYQKGKYDMALADYEAIKKYPLARVYPYAIYKTGWTKYQLKDVEGAMKELEMVIDVTEKLAQQENSKINLREEALNDLVLFYPEAREAKKAYAYFNKFAGDKTGQYIISLSKLYERHSKFLELETVLNDLISNLPGSVDTSVAYKMIIENDLTARNYEKATDHLARFETHCLKYFKQEYNKPTANTAKVKADEMDEDVKSCPVVLSKQSLKLSIRWHKEWQNKSKKAKESNIDKSDLKRIDSIADATELAYSIYLRNANLEVPEKKETVRFNYAELLFQRKKHRLASEEYYKVATAIKDQKIIHEASYFAIVSLENAVGDKWSDDDEKKYSHLADLYTNKNPTGKFVTEVKYKKAFIAYEKGRYNEALPTFKQIGWSKGEDKLVMKSQDLFLDILNIQKAHKELIQSTDHLMALKPPQERRDALLKINREAQFALGNALEQKGDLDEAVAIYNKFAHENTDSKLADKAMWNLTQILIKKNQMKMAADKSFELYKLFPKSEFAKKSLQKSAELYEFMADTAHAAVAVKELAKVDSKDSMKWAKMSADFYILSGDFKKGVDTYRELLKNPDDKMRKDIVAALTRLDSSNIYSTKEVKELVNKYGGAKYSDDTIMSAKKAYADKNSTLAFKLASQIVGDKNAPDDVQAQARFIQAEILRDELVQQSVKTKVDRLEMVLTLKTEKLDKAQRAYQSTIKYGDPATTLRAFYSLARMYQHYVDALKGIQITDDISEKDKKLLLEEISNVVIPIEEKIADTLQSGIDFGKKYPAYDGYVFELRNELNRVNFKGLKFVKYNVEMPKAALPDVQ, encoded by the coding sequence ATGATTTCAAAATCATCACTTTACATTGCGCGCTCAATTGTATTTTCGCTCTTAGCTTCAACATTGATTGCTGAAAGCGGATTTGCGCGCAAAAAAGTGGATGAAGACACGGACAAGCTAAACAAGAAGCTCAGAGTAGTGAATGAGAAAGGTGAGATGGACGACTACAAAGCCACGCTCACGGAAGTTCTTATCACTAAGAACGAAAATCAAGCGATGCAACAGCTCAATAAATTGATTGGAAAATATAAAGGTTCGCCGCTGGAGCCAGGTCTATTATATAGAAAAGCTGAACTTTACGTACGCCAAGCTAAATCTGCTCGTTTCTTTGAATACAATAAATTGGAAGTGGACGCAAGGCAGCCGTCTTCAGCGCAATCATTATTGTCGATGATTCCCAAGACTATAAAATCTGAAACATCCCAAGGCAAATTAAAACAAGCTGTGAACATATATGAAGAGATCGAAAGGCGTTATCCTAATTACTCTGAATTGGATTCAGTCTTATTCAATAATGCTTTCTTAAGACAACAATTGAACCAAGACGACAAAGCAGAAAAGATCTACAGATCATTACTTTCTAGATTTTCAGAATCTATTTTAATTCCGGATACACACTTAGCTCTGGCAGAAATGTATTACCAAAAAGGCAAATACGATATGGCTTTGGCAGACTATGAAGCTATAAAAAAATATCCACTGGCTAGAGTCTATCCCTATGCCATCTACAAAACGGGTTGGACAAAATATCAACTTAAAGATGTAGAAGGTGCAATGAAAGAATTAGAGATGGTGATTGATGTAACTGAAAAGTTAGCTCAACAAGAAAACTCTAAGATCAATTTAAGAGAAGAAGCGCTTAATGACTTGGTTCTATTCTATCCCGAAGCCAGAGAGGCAAAGAAAGCTTATGCTTATTTCAATAAATTTGCCGGTGATAAAACGGGTCAATATATCATTTCATTATCAAAGTTGTATGAACGACATAGTAAGTTTTTAGAGTTAGAAACGGTATTGAATGATTTGATTTCTAATCTTCCAGGTTCTGTAGATACATCCGTGGCTTACAAAATGATTATTGAAAATGATTTAACTGCTAGAAATTATGAAAAAGCAACAGACCATCTGGCAAGATTTGAAACTCATTGCTTAAAGTACTTTAAGCAAGAGTATAACAAGCCAACCGCAAATACTGCAAAAGTCAAAGCTGATGAAATGGATGAAGATGTAAAATCTTGTCCAGTTGTTCTGTCAAAACAAAGTTTAAAGTTATCTATCAGATGGCATAAAGAGTGGCAGAACAAGTCTAAAAAAGCCAAAGAAAGCAATATTGATAAGTCAGATCTTAAGAGAATTGATAGTATTGCAGATGCAACAGAATTGGCTTACAGCATTTACTTAAGAAATGCCAATTTAGAAGTTCCTGAAAAGAAAGAAACAGTGAGATTCAACTACGCGGAACTTCTATTCCAAAGAAAGAAACATAGACTTGCGTCCGAAGAATACTACAAAGTTGCAACGGCAATTAAAGATCAAAAGATCATTCACGAAGCAAGTTACTTTGCCATCGTGAGTTTAGAAAATGCAGTGGGTGATAAGTGGAGTGACGATGATGAAAAGAAATACAGTCACCTTGCGGACCTTTACACAAACAAAAATCCAACTGGTAAGTTTGTAACAGAAGTGAAGTACAAGAAGGCATTTATTGCCTATGAAAAAGGTCGTTATAATGAAGCTCTTCCTACATTCAAACAAATTGGATGGAGTAAAGGCGAAGATAAACTGGTGATGAAGTCACAGGATTTATTTCTAGATATTTTAAATATTCAAAAAGCTCACAAGGAATTGATCCAATCAACGGATCATTTAATGGCTTTAAAACCACCTCAAGAAAGAAGAGATGCTCTTCTTAAAATCAACAGAGAGGCACAATTTGCTCTGGGTAATGCTTTGGAACAAAAAGGTGATCTGGATGAAGCGGTTGCAATATACAATAAGTTTGCACACGAAAATACAGATTCTAAGCTTGCCGATAAAGCAATGTGGAACTTGACACAAATCTTGATTAAGAAAAATCAAATGAAAATGGCGGCAGATAAGTCATTTGAACTTTATAAGCTTTTTCCTAAATCTGAGTTTGCGAAAAAATCACTTCAGAAGTCAGCTGAACTCTATGAATTTATGGCAGATACTGCTCATGCGGCTGTAGCGGTGAAAGAACTTGCAAAGGTCGACTCTAAAGATTCTATGAAGTGGGCAAAGATGTCTGCGGATTTCTATATCTTGTCCGGTGACTTCAAAAAAGGTGTTGATACTTATAGGGAACTCTTAAAAAATCCAGACGACAAGATGAGAAAAGACATCGTTGCGGCGTTAACTCGTCTTGATTCTTCAAATATCTATTCAACCAAAGAAGTCAAAGAACTAGTGAACAAGTACGGTGGAGCTAAATATTCTGACGATACAATCATGAGTGCTAAGAAAGCCTATGCTGATAAGAACTCAACGCTTGCCTTCAAGCTAGCAAGCCAAATTGTGGGAGACAAAAATGCTCCAGATGATGTTCAGGCCCAGGCTAGATTTATCCAAGCAGAAATTCTAAGAGATGAATTGGTACAACAGAGTGTGAAAACGAAAGTGGATAGACTTGAGATGGTTCTTACTCTTAAAACGGAAAAACTAGATAAAGCCCAAAGAGCTTATCAGTCTACGATCAAGTACGGTGACCCAGCTACAACATTGAGAGCTTTCTATTCGCTAGCAAGAATGTATCAGCATTATGTAGATGCTCTTAAGGGAATTCAAATCACTGATGATATTTCGGAAAAAGATAAAAAATTGTTGTTAGAGGAAATTTCAAACGTAGTGATTCCAATAGAAGAAAAGATTGCAGACACACTTCAGTCGGGAATTGATTTTGGTAAAAAATATCCCGCATACGATGGATACGTATTTGAATTAAGAAATGAATTAAATAGAGTGAATTTTAAAGGTTTAAAGTTTGTGAAGTACAATGTGGAAATGCCTAAAGCGGCCCTTCCAGATGTTCAGTAG
- a CDS encoding HAMP domain-containing sensor histidine kinase has protein sequence MLDKFLEENRKEILSLTDEKTQILAGTRKGSEQLKLGLPLFYEQLIKVLEVKLSSRPPEDMLVAAADHGKEFLRLGYSLSHVVHAYGAMCQSITELATIKNAKITPSEFNILNGCLDVAIASAVSEYQFRSDEAIEKREILHLGFLAHELRNALSSVMVAHELIKAGMVGIGGSTANVLEANLVRMRNLIDRSLSEVRMRADADLFVEKFRLAELFEQILITAQVDADKKKQTLTTAVDWALEIEADRQFIVSAVANILQNAIKYTHAGGKIVLRGEAKGDRVFIEVEDKCGGLEVDKISSLFKPFTQEDTDRSGLGLGLSITQRAVHLSQGKINVVNKPGVGCIFVIDIPLKLIPGPSQKISVPGKDSVQPNLQKK, from the coding sequence ATGCTAGATAAATTTTTAGAAGAAAATCGAAAAGAAATTTTATCTCTCACGGATGAAAAAACACAAATTCTTGCAGGAACTCGAAAAGGATCTGAGCAATTAAAATTAGGGCTTCCACTTTTTTATGAACAACTTATAAAAGTTTTAGAAGTCAAGCTCAGCTCTCGTCCTCCTGAGGACATGCTGGTTGCAGCAGCTGATCATGGAAAAGAATTTCTTCGCTTGGGTTATTCATTATCTCATGTTGTCCATGCCTATGGGGCCATGTGCCAGTCTATTACAGAGCTGGCTACAATAAAAAATGCCAAAATTACTCCAAGTGAATTTAATATTCTCAATGGATGTCTCGATGTTGCAATAGCATCGGCAGTCTCAGAATATCAATTTCGAAGCGATGAAGCGATTGAGAAGAGAGAAATTCTACATTTGGGTTTTTTAGCACATGAATTGCGAAATGCACTTTCGAGTGTGATGGTCGCACACGAATTAATTAAAGCGGGAATGGTGGGAATAGGTGGAAGTACCGCCAATGTACTTGAAGCAAACCTTGTTCGAATGAGGAATTTAATTGATCGTTCTCTATCAGAAGTGAGAATGCGCGCTGATGCAGATCTATTTGTAGAAAAATTTCGTTTGGCAGAATTATTTGAGCAAATTTTAATTACGGCTCAAGTAGATGCTGATAAAAAGAAACAGACTCTGACAACGGCAGTGGACTGGGCCCTCGAAATAGAGGCAGACAGGCAATTTATCGTGTCCGCTGTAGCAAATATTCTACAGAATGCGATCAAATATACTCATGCTGGCGGAAAAATTGTGTTGCGAGGAGAAGCCAAAGGAGATCGTGTTTTTATCGAGGTAGAAGATAAGTGCGGTGGACTTGAAGTGGATAAAATTAGCTCCTTGTTTAAACCTTTTACTCAAGAAGATACAGATCGAAGTGGTTTGGGCTTAGGGCTTTCAATCACTCAACGAGCTGTGCATTTGAGCCAAGGAAAAATCAACGTAGTGAATAAACCTGGAGTTGGTTGCATTTTTGTAATTGATATCCCACTCAAGCTTATTCCTGGTCCAAGTCAAAAAATTTCAGTTCCTGGTAAAGATTCTGTTCAGCCAAATCTGCAGAAAAAATAA
- a CDS encoding PilZ domain-containing protein yields MTVKDVKSLQEWYILKWDNKYGPFSYVEVVKMLQGKSVFEFDYIWRNGQENWKRIAEVEHFDSKEIKELYKQKEDPTVKDSFFRRRHERKNFNGSIIVHDNDKVWKGDAIEISEGGAGIVMQNSLIKPGEKIFLHVKPGDNVPPFNAICEVVSKKFTKGVSDREAPVKYGVRFLKIHSAHLESIKEYINNNSAKKAG; encoded by the coding sequence ATGACTGTAAAAGACGTTAAAAGCTTACAAGAGTGGTACATTTTAAAATGGGATAATAAATACGGCCCATTCAGTTACGTTGAAGTTGTAAAAATGCTTCAAGGTAAATCTGTATTCGAATTCGATTACATCTGGAGAAATGGCCAAGAAAACTGGAAGCGTATTGCTGAAGTTGAACATTTCGATTCAAAAGAAATCAAAGAGCTATATAAACAAAAAGAAGACCCAACCGTGAAAGATTCATTCTTCAGAAGAAGACATGAAAGAAAGAATTTTAATGGTTCAATCATCGTCCACGATAACGATAAAGTTTGGAAAGGCGATGCCATTGAGATCAGTGAGGGTGGGGCGGGTATCGTAATGCAAAACTCTCTCATTAAGCCCGGTGAAAAAATATTCTTGCACGTGAAGCCCGGAGACAATGTTCCTCCGTTCAATGCTATTTGCGAGGTAGTAAGCAAGAAGTTCACTAAAGGTGTTAGTGATAGAGAAGCTCCGGTGAAGTACGGCGTGAGATTCTTAAAAATTCATTCTGCACATTTAGAAAGCATTAAAGAATACATTAATAACAATTCTGCGAAGAAGGCTGGTTGA